A genomic window from Brevibacillus agri includes:
- a CDS encoding AbrB family transcriptional regulator has product MLLLRILLTLLLGSVGGWLFAEVLHSPLPWLIGSLLATVAATMLGVQKLWIPGWFRQAGLIVIGISLGLRMTPDIWQTMTDHIGLMLIATLLTVLISLLNAWIFYKMGKVDRVTAIFSNIPGGLSEMVTIGQSVGGNQQVISIFHSIRAVTIVLCTPFLISWLFDGHASSVVLSTGGHVLEWLPTILLVTASLIGALVATRCSIPAPYLLGPLLIAALVSLNTPWTGENPALAGGLVKAAQVWIGVSIGLGFRKENIRKQKRFFLLGAIHSLLLFGMVTAMAVGLAYFANIEVATSILATAPGGIAEMSLTAMSIGADPLLVTAFQLFRVLFVLTLFSFGGRSWGKRHRAEAAATLDRTA; this is encoded by the coding sequence ATGCTTTTGCTTCGCATATTGCTCACGCTGCTGCTCGGTTCAGTGGGAGGCTGGCTGTTTGCCGAGGTGCTTCACAGCCCGCTGCCGTGGTTGATCGGTTCCTTGCTGGCGACTGTCGCGGCGACCATGCTCGGGGTGCAAAAGCTGTGGATTCCGGGCTGGTTCCGTCAGGCGGGACTGATTGTGATCGGCATATCGCTTGGCCTGCGCATGACGCCGGATATTTGGCAGACCATGACAGATCATATCGGTTTGATGCTGATCGCCACGCTGCTCACAGTGCTAATCAGCCTGCTCAACGCGTGGATTTTTTACAAAATGGGCAAGGTCGATCGGGTTACGGCGATCTTCAGCAATATTCCCGGCGGTCTGTCGGAAATGGTGACGATCGGCCAGTCTGTCGGCGGCAATCAACAGGTGATCTCGATTTTTCACTCGATTCGTGCGGTGACGATCGTTTTGTGCACGCCATTTTTAATCTCCTGGCTGTTTGACGGGCACGCCTCGTCTGTGGTGCTGTCGACAGGCGGTCACGTGCTGGAGTGGCTCCCGACCATTTTGCTTGTCACAGCCAGTCTGATCGGTGCGCTGGTGGCTACCCGCTGCTCCATTCCTGCGCCGTATTTGCTTGGCCCGTTGCTGATTGCCGCACTCGTCTCCCTGAATACACCGTGGACGGGCGAGAATCCGGCGCTGGCAGGAGGGCTGGTCAAAGCCGCGCAAGTGTGGATCGGAGTAAGCATCGGGCTTGGTTTTCGCAAAGAAAACATCCGAAAACAAAAGCGTTTTTTCCTGCTCGGCGCCATACATTCGCTGCTGCTGTTCGGCATGGTGACGGCGATGGCTGTGGGCCTGGCCTATTTCGCCAACATAGAAGTGGCGACGAGCATTTTGGCGACGGCGCCTGGCGGAATTGCCGAAATGAGCTTGACCGCCATGTCGATCGGGGCAGATCCGCTGCTCGTGACGGCCTTCCAGTTGTTTCGCGTCCTGTTTGTGCTCACGCTGTTTTCCTTCGGCGGGCGTAGCTGGGGAAAACGGCATCGGGCCGAGGCGGCAGCGACTTTGGACAGAACGGCCTGA
- a CDS encoding LysR family transcriptional regulator, whose amino-acid sequence MEYRDWSILQTLYREQNITRTAKSLYLSQPALTKRLRQIEKEFGVQIVQRGRRGVHFTPEGEYLASCADEMLLRLRKIKEHVANMGEQVSGTLRLGVSNYFAHYKLPGLLKLFKQEYPLVEFKVVTGWSKDVYQSVYNQDVHVGFVRGNYNWPDGKLLLFEESVCIVSKDPVDVADLPSLPRIDYKTDPLLQALVDSWWAENYSSPPRIGMEVDKADTCGEMVANGLGYAILPRLVANGKQNLYLIEIKDAANKPVKRSTWMFYHKASLELQNVRAFVNFMQRMDFPHSY is encoded by the coding sequence ATGGAATATCGGGACTGGTCGATTCTCCAGACGCTTTATCGGGAACAAAACATCACCCGGACGGCAAAAAGTCTGTACTTGTCCCAGCCTGCCCTGACCAAACGGCTGCGGCAGATCGAAAAAGAGTTTGGCGTGCAAATTGTCCAGCGCGGCAGGCGAGGCGTCCACTTTACGCCAGAAGGGGAGTATTTGGCGAGTTGCGCGGATGAAATGCTTTTGCGTCTGCGCAAAATCAAGGAGCACGTCGCCAATATGGGCGAGCAGGTGAGCGGCACGCTGCGGCTGGGCGTCTCCAACTATTTTGCCCACTACAAGCTGCCAGGTCTGTTGAAGCTGTTCAAGCAGGAGTATCCGCTGGTAGAGTTCAAGGTCGTGACGGGCTGGAGCAAAGACGTGTACCAGTCTGTGTACAACCAGGATGTGCACGTCGGTTTTGTTCGCGGCAATTACAATTGGCCGGATGGCAAGCTGCTGTTGTTTGAGGAGAGCGTGTGCATCGTCTCCAAAGACCCCGTCGATGTAGCCGACCTGCCGAGCCTGCCGCGCATTGACTACAAGACAGACCCGCTATTGCAGGCGCTGGTGGACAGTTGGTGGGCCGAAAACTACTCTTCGCCGCCCCGGATCGGAATGGAAGTGGACAAGGCGGATACGTGCGGCGAAATGGTCGCAAACGGACTCGGCTACGCCATTCTCCCCCGCCTGGTCGCAAACGGCAAACAAAACTTGTACCTGATCGAAATTAAGGACGCCGCGAACAAGCCCGTCAAGCGCAGCACCTGGATGTTTTACCACAAGGCATCCCTGGAGCTGCAAAATGTGAGAGCCTTCGTGAACTTCATGCAGCGCATGGATTTTCCGCATTCGTATTAA
- a CDS encoding TerC family protein yields the protein MTEFLLSLLQIIIVNLVLSGDNAVVIALACRNLRPELQKKAVFWGGFGAIGLRVILTFIAIWLLQIPFVQVVGGLLLIWIAVKLLKGEEEETHIGGGSNMLEALKTIIFADLIMSLDNVIAVAGAANGNMLLVVIGLAVSIPLIIWGSQLLMLLMNRFPVIVLLGAALLGYTAGEMIVGDKVVGAFLEGVLPALHIILPVALALVVIAVGTYLKRKREKSGEDRVAQDHAETL from the coding sequence ATGACAGAATTCTTACTTAGCTTACTACAGATCATCATCGTCAATCTGGTCTTGAGTGGGGACAACGCCGTCGTGATCGCGCTGGCTTGTCGCAACTTGCGTCCAGAGTTGCAAAAGAAAGCAGTCTTCTGGGGCGGCTTCGGAGCGATCGGACTGCGGGTCATCCTGACCTTTATTGCTATTTGGCTGCTCCAGATCCCGTTTGTTCAGGTGGTCGGGGGACTTTTGCTCATCTGGATTGCCGTCAAGCTGCTGAAGGGCGAGGAAGAGGAGACCCATATTGGCGGCGGCTCGAACATGTTGGAGGCGCTGAAAACGATTATTTTTGCCGACCTCATCATGAGTCTGGACAACGTTATTGCTGTGGCGGGGGCTGCGAACGGAAACATGCTGCTCGTCGTCATCGGACTTGCCGTCAGCATCCCGCTGATTATTTGGGGCAGCCAGTTGCTGATGCTTTTGATGAACCGTTTTCCGGTCATCGTGCTGTTGGGGGCGGCTTTGCTCGGTTACACCGCAGGCGAGATGATCGTCGGCGACAAAGTAGTCGGAGCGTTTCTGGAAGGGGTGTTGCCAGCGCTGCACATCATTTTGCCGGTCGCTTTGGCACTGGTGGTCATTGCTGTTGGCACGTACCTGAAGCGCAAGCGTGAAAAATCAGGGGAGGACCGCGTCGCACAAGACCACGCGGAGACACTGTAG
- a CDS encoding PucR family transcriptional regulator ligand-binding domain-containing protein, whose protein sequence is MAGREGISKEIYYISSVEMPDLTGFLRPNELIITTGYAFRHEPMLLCRLLDEMHRIGSSAIGIKTRRVIQEVPPEALYIPIREEQRSR, encoded by the coding sequence ATGGCCGGACGCGAAGGAATTTCCAAAGAAATCTACTACATAAGCTCCGTCGAAATGCCTGATCTGACAGGGTTTCTCCGCCCGAACGAGCTGATTATCACGACAGGCTACGCGTTTCGCCACGAGCCAATGCTGCTCTGCCGGCTGCTGGATGAGATGCACCGGATCGGCAGCTCGGCAATCGGCATCAAGACGAGAAGAGTCATCCAGGAAGTGCCGCCCGAGGCGCTGTACATACCAATCAGGGAGGAACAACGATCTCGTTGA
- a CDS encoding 3-hydroxyacyl-CoA dehydrogenase family protein: MTKHVAVIGSGVMGHGIAQLYALAGFPVSLYDLQEELLHKAKASIEQSLALLEQEGVITGQDKSNALERITLTTDLQQAVADADVITEAVPEVIELKWQLFATLEQYAKPEAIIASNTSTFSIARLIEKAQSPHRFIITHFFNPAQLVPLVEIVRHEKTAEEVVRATVELMKRIGKAPVLLKKDVPGFIANRLQAALMREAFHLLAEGVADAEEIDTVMKEGIGFRWAFVGPIETADFGGLDTWKRVMDNLAPELDQSTTAPAIIAERVEKGELGTKSGTGIYAYERTSVAEKLHARDEQFIRLAKLKKSR, translated from the coding sequence ATGACAAAGCACGTAGCGGTTATCGGATCAGGGGTTATGGGGCATGGGATCGCCCAGCTTTATGCGCTGGCAGGCTTCCCTGTTTCGCTGTATGACCTGCAGGAAGAATTGCTGCACAAAGCAAAGGCGAGCATCGAACAGAGTCTGGCGCTGCTGGAACAAGAGGGAGTCATTACCGGACAAGACAAGTCCAATGCGCTGGAGCGGATTACGCTGACTACCGATTTGCAGCAGGCGGTGGCCGATGCCGATGTGATTACAGAAGCGGTGCCGGAAGTGATCGAGCTGAAGTGGCAGTTGTTTGCGACGCTGGAGCAGTACGCGAAGCCGGAGGCGATCATCGCGTCCAACACCTCGACGTTTTCGATTGCGCGGCTGATTGAAAAAGCACAGTCGCCGCACCGTTTTATCATCACCCACTTTTTCAACCCGGCGCAGCTCGTGCCGCTGGTCGAGATTGTCCGCCACGAAAAGACGGCGGAGGAAGTCGTCAGAGCGACAGTCGAGCTGATGAAGCGGATTGGCAAGGCGCCTGTGCTCCTGAAAAAAGATGTGCCAGGCTTTATCGCCAACAGGCTGCAAGCGGCGCTGATGAGAGAGGCGTTTCATTTGCTGGCGGAAGGCGTGGCTGACGCGGAGGAAATCGACACGGTCATGAAAGAAGGCATCGGGTTTCGCTGGGCGTTTGTCGGTCCGATCGAAACGGCGGACTTCGGCGGCCTCGATACGTGGAAGCGGGTTATGGACAATTTGGCGCCAGAGCTGGACCAGTCCACAACGGCTCCGGCGATCATCGCCGAGCGCGTGGAAAAAGGCGAGCTGGGAACCAAATCCGGAACGGGCATCTACGCGTACGAGCGCACCTCTGTCGCAGAAAAGCTGCATGCCAGAGATGAGCAGTTCATCCGTTTGGCCAAGCTGAAAAAAAGTCGCTAG
- a CDS encoding SpoVR family protein, whose product MTGDERKELERSIDEITEIAKGFNLDFYPMRYEICPADIIYTFGAYGMPTRFSHWSFGKSFYRMKLQYDLNLSKIYELVINSNPCYAFLLDGNSLIQNKLIVAHVLAHCDFFKNNMRFSNTNRDMVESMAASSERIRQYEIEYGKEAVENLLDASLAIQEHIDPGLLRPKLRWKRESEEPTKKGKVERTSPYDDLWRLDRKEKVEADPAKQVRKFPPEPEKDLLLFIMEYSDVLDDWQRDVLTIIRDEMLYFWPQLETKIMNEGWATYWHMRILRELDLTESETIEFAKLHSSVIQPSTTSINPYHLGLKIFEDIERRWDNPTKEEQERFGRKPGEGRTKIFEVRELESDISFIRNFLTKDLVSDLDLYMFGKQGNDWVVTEKQWEQVRDGLAATRVNGGFPYVLVHDGDYLRTGELLLKHHFEGLELDVKYVEKTLPYIYTLWGKNIHLETTVEDRQVIFTYDGKKVHRRFL is encoded by the coding sequence ATGACAGGCGACGAGCGCAAAGAACTGGAGCGATCCATTGATGAGATCACGGAGATAGCCAAGGGGTTCAACCTTGATTTTTATCCGATGCGATACGAAATTTGCCCGGCGGATATCATTTATACGTTTGGCGCGTACGGAATGCCGACCAGGTTTTCGCACTGGAGCTTCGGGAAGAGCTTCTACCGCATGAAACTCCAATACGACCTGAACCTGAGCAAAATTTACGAGCTGGTCATCAACTCCAACCCGTGCTACGCGTTTTTGCTCGACGGCAACTCGCTGATCCAAAACAAGCTGATCGTAGCCCACGTGCTGGCCCACTGCGACTTTTTCAAAAACAACATGCGCTTCTCCAACACGAATCGCGACATGGTCGAGAGCATGGCCGCCAGCAGCGAGCGGATTCGCCAGTACGAGATCGAGTACGGCAAGGAAGCGGTGGAAAACCTTTTGGATGCGAGCCTGGCGATTCAGGAGCACATTGATCCGGGCCTGCTTCGTCCCAAGCTCAGATGGAAGCGGGAGTCTGAGGAGCCGACGAAAAAAGGCAAGGTCGAGCGCACTTCGCCATACGACGACCTGTGGCGCCTGGACCGCAAAGAAAAAGTCGAGGCCGATCCGGCCAAGCAAGTGCGCAAATTCCCGCCCGAGCCGGAAAAAGATTTGCTGCTGTTCATCATGGAGTACAGCGATGTGCTGGACGATTGGCAGCGCGATGTGCTGACGATTATCCGCGACGAGATGCTCTATTTCTGGCCGCAGTTGGAGACGAAGATCATGAACGAAGGCTGGGCGACCTACTGGCATATGCGCATCTTGCGCGAGCTGGATCTGACGGAGTCGGAGACGATTGAATTTGCCAAGCTGCATTCCTCGGTCATCCAGCCGTCGACGACGAGCATTAATCCATATCATTTGGGCTTGAAAATTTTCGAAGACATTGAACGACGCTGGGACAATCCGACAAAAGAAGAGCAGGAGCGCTTCGGACGCAAGCCGGGAGAGGGACGGACGAAAATTTTTGAAGTGCGCGAGCTGGAGTCGGACATCAGCTTCATTCGCAACTTCCTGACGAAAGACCTGGTGAGCGATCTGGACCTGTACATGTTCGGCAAGCAGGGCAACGACTGGGTCGTGACCGAAAAGCAGTGGGAGCAGGTGCGCGACGGGCTTGCTGCCACGCGGGTCAACGGCGGCTTCCCGTATGTGCTGGTGCACGATGGAGACTACTTGCGGACTGGCGAGCTGCTGCTCAAGCATCACTTTGAAGGACTGGAGCTGGACGTGAAGTACGTGGAGAAGACGCTGCCCTACATTTACACGCTGTGGGGAAAAAATATCCACCTGGAGACGACAGTGGAAGATCGGCAAGTGATATTTACGTACGATGGCAAAAAGGTGCACCGCCGCTTTTTGTGA
- a CDS encoding DUF423 domain-containing protein codes for MKLFLLLGSISGFLSVALGAFGAHALKEKLDEYSLGIFHTGVTYQTTHALALVLVALLLKWYPDSSGLVWAGWCFAAGTLIFSGSLYTLAMTGIKVLGAITPIGGVLFLAGWALLAIHAWKVVS; via the coding sequence ATGAAGCTGTTTTTGCTGCTGGGCAGTATTAGCGGCTTTCTTTCTGTCGCGCTTGGCGCATTTGGCGCTCACGCCCTGAAAGAAAAGCTGGACGAATATTCACTTGGCATTTTCCATACCGGGGTGACCTACCAGACGACTCACGCTCTGGCGCTCGTGCTCGTCGCCTTGTTGCTCAAATGGTACCCGGACTCTTCGGGCCTCGTCTGGGCCGGATGGTGCTTTGCCGCCGGGACGCTGATTTTCTCCGGCAGCCTTTACACGCTGGCGATGACCGGTATCAAGGTGCTTGGCGCGATTACGCCGATTGGCGGCGTGCTGTTCCTCGCGGGCTGGGCGCTGCTCGCCATCCATGCCTGGAAAGTTGTCTCGTAA
- a CDS encoding DUF6143 family protein, producing the protein MTKPPYARPSYYYGLPDMYMQMGYFPFPTPPPPAQLSRNSPYAHPLADPCKSYMGQTEKIEASDGEHGFASLVNPLRSSVLLYVNQWLLTNFSPAPLEAHIWFGKASSIGKAKTSSQVTSGYIQLAACPAAQGQIMFGSGSAHGERDGVFASTRIIPPLTTTGAEPHGQWVIGPGMAMVVRVPDAGEKSSFSFCVNWWEQPLYEA; encoded by the coding sequence ATGACAAAGCCCCCCTACGCGCGTCCCTCCTACTATTACGGCCTGCCTGACATGTACATGCAGATGGGATACTTTCCTTTTCCCACGCCGCCTCCCCCGGCCCAACTGAGCAGAAACAGCCCTTACGCCCACCCGCTGGCCGATCCGTGCAAATCGTACATGGGACAAACGGAAAAAATAGAAGCTTCGGACGGCGAGCACGGCTTCGCTTCCCTGGTCAACCCGCTGCGCTCCAGCGTCCTTTTATACGTAAACCAGTGGCTCCTCACCAACTTCTCTCCCGCTCCCCTCGAAGCGCACATCTGGTTTGGCAAAGCGAGCAGCATCGGCAAGGCGAAGACGTCCAGCCAGGTGACATCCGGCTACATCCAGCTCGCTGCCTGTCCCGCCGCCCAGGGGCAAATCATGTTCGGCTCAGGCAGCGCTCACGGCGAACGGGATGGCGTATTCGCGTCCACCCGGATCATCCCGCCGCTGACAACGACAGGCGCCGAGCCGCACGGTCAGTGGGTGATCGGTCCGGGAATGGCGATGGTCGTCCGTGTGCCGGATGCAGGGGAAAAGTCGTCCTTTTCGTTTTGCGTGAACTGGTGGGAGCAGCCTTTGTATGAGGCATGA
- the helD gene encoding RNA polymerase recycling motor HelD, with protein sequence MSATEQDRQNEQQRVETVVAEISKRISELKEQVKVVSEDIVGIRKHFWDDVTVNFEDATEAIETYVSIKQQAEVLSERERSHRHALHQLRTMQRLLHSPYFGRIDFREETEPRSERIYLGIASLLDKNDEHFLVYDWRAPISSLYYDYSPGPAQYDTPSGVVSGEITCKRQYIIRDGKLLHMFDTGVTIGDELLQEVLGKQADSQMRSIVATIQRDQNRIIRNEKSRLLIVSGAAGSGKTSAALQRVAYLLYRYRKTLTAEQIVLFSPNSLFNSYISTVLPELGEENMQQTTFQEYAEHRLGDDFRLEDPLEQMEYVLTAKDQPDYAARLAAIRFKSSTLFLQVMDQYAKRLMQAGIVFRPIVFRNRTLISAAHIHELFYALDTSLPIPNRMSLVARALLAEVKQLERRERTQPWVEDEMEMLDKDAFAAAYQQLRRKKQFREDSFDDFDREQELLAKRIVKQHFQPIRDFVAALQFIDTKATYEQFYANPQLLGQLLPDEQSQIPEAWPAICSMTLAQTKQAQLAQEDIPPYLYLQERLEGQQTNNLVRHVFLDEAQDYSAFQFALIKSLFPRAKMTVLGDWNQAIYAHAFHNESFGTVASLFEPQETETFVLTKSYRSTLPIVQFTRQLVEGGERIEPFNRAGLVPTVTKVHNRDALAKQIEERIQKLLANGHKTIAVITKTAAEAEQAHERLASRMPIRLITTSTLSYDTGCLVIPAYLAKGVEFDAVIIYDASSASYSEESERKLFYTACTRAMHELHLYYCQEKTPLLAAVSADSYEHLETDQ encoded by the coding sequence ATGAGCGCTACTGAGCAAGACAGGCAAAACGAGCAACAACGGGTTGAGACAGTCGTCGCAGAAATCAGCAAACGGATTTCCGAGCTCAAGGAGCAGGTAAAAGTCGTGAGTGAAGATATTGTCGGAATCCGCAAGCATTTTTGGGACGATGTGACAGTCAACTTCGAGGATGCCACCGAGGCGATCGAAACTTACGTCAGCATCAAGCAGCAGGCTGAAGTATTGTCCGAGCGGGAGCGCAGCCACCGTCATGCCCTGCATCAGTTGCGTACCATGCAGCGGTTGTTGCACTCTCCCTATTTTGGCCGAATTGATTTTCGCGAAGAAACGGAGCCTCGCTCCGAACGCATTTATTTAGGCATCGCGTCGCTATTGGACAAAAACGACGAGCATTTTCTCGTCTACGACTGGCGCGCGCCGATTTCCAGCCTGTACTACGACTATTCGCCGGGCCCTGCCCAGTACGATACGCCAAGCGGAGTCGTTTCCGGCGAGATTACGTGTAAACGGCAATACATCATCCGCGACGGGAAGCTGCTCCACATGTTCGATACAGGCGTGACGATTGGCGACGAGCTGCTGCAGGAAGTGTTGGGTAAACAAGCCGACTCGCAAATGCGCAGCATCGTCGCCACGATCCAGCGCGATCAGAACCGGATCATCCGCAACGAAAAAAGCCGGCTGCTGATCGTCTCCGGGGCGGCTGGCAGCGGCAAAACGTCTGCGGCGCTGCAGCGCGTCGCCTATTTGCTCTACCGCTACCGCAAGACGTTGACTGCGGAGCAGATCGTCCTGTTCTCCCCCAACTCGCTGTTCAACAGCTACATCTCGACGGTTTTGCCGGAGCTGGGCGAGGAAAACATGCAGCAGACGACCTTCCAGGAATATGCGGAGCATCGGCTTGGCGACGACTTTCGCCTGGAAGACCCGCTGGAACAGATGGAGTACGTGCTTACGGCAAAAGACCAGCCGGATTACGCGGCGCGGCTGGCCGCCATCCGCTTCAAATCGTCCACGCTGTTTTTGCAGGTCATGGATCAGTACGCCAAGCGGCTGATGCAGGCCGGCATTGTGTTTCGCCCGATTGTATTCCGCAACCGGACGCTTATATCCGCCGCGCACATCCACGAGCTGTTTTATGCGCTGGACACCTCCCTGCCGATTCCAAACCGGATGAGCCTGGTAGCCCGAGCATTGCTGGCAGAAGTCAAGCAACTGGAGCGGCGTGAACGGACGCAGCCGTGGGTCGAGGACGAAATGGAAATGCTCGACAAAGACGCATTTGCCGCCGCCTACCAGCAATTGCGCCGCAAAAAGCAGTTTCGCGAGGACTCGTTCGACGACTTTGACCGCGAACAGGAGCTGTTGGCAAAGCGGATCGTCAAACAGCATTTCCAGCCGATTCGCGACTTTGTTGCCGCGCTGCAATTTATTGATACGAAGGCCACTTACGAGCAGTTTTATGCCAATCCTCAACTGCTCGGTCAACTGCTGCCGGACGAACAAAGTCAAATTCCGGAGGCGTGGCCCGCAATCTGCTCCATGACGCTTGCGCAAACCAAACAGGCACAGCTTGCCCAGGAAGACATTCCGCCCTACCTGTACTTGCAGGAGCGGCTGGAAGGCCAGCAGACGAACAATCTCGTCCGCCACGTTTTCCTCGATGAAGCCCAGGACTACTCTGCCTTCCAGTTTGCGCTCATCAAGAGCCTGTTTCCGCGCGCCAAAATGACGGTGCTCGGCGACTGGAACCAGGCGATTTACGCGCACGCGTTCCACAACGAGAGCTTCGGCACTGTCGCGTCGCTGTTTGAACCGCAGGAGACGGAGACGTTCGTCCTGACGAAAAGCTACCGCTCGACCTTGCCCATCGTCCAGTTCACGCGGCAGTTGGTGGAAGGCGGCGAGCGGATTGAGCCGTTCAACCGCGCGGGGCTGGTGCCCACTGTGACGAAGGTGCACAACCGCGACGCTCTCGCGAAGCAGATTGAAGAGCGCATCCAAAAGCTGCTGGCAAACGGGCACAAGACGATTGCCGTCATTACGAAAACGGCAGCAGAAGCCGAGCAAGCCCATGAACGGCTGGCCAGCCGCATGCCGATCCGGTTGATTACGACCTCGACCTTGTCCTACGATACCGGCTGTCTCGTCATCCCGGCGTACTTGGCAAAAGGAGTCGAGTTCGACGCCGTCATCATTTACGACGCGTCCTCGGCAAGCTACAGCGAGGAAAGCGAGCGCAAGCTGTTTTACACCGCCTGCACGCGGGCCATGCACGAGTTGCACCTGTACTACTGCCAGGAAAAAACGCCTTTGCTTGCCGCTGTATCTGCCGACAGCTACGAGCATCTGGAGACGGACCAATAA
- a CDS encoding DoxX family protein: MAYEKAFTVLRMTTGLLFLLHGLAKLQKGMDAVTQMFGDLGLPWWLAYLVLGIELIGGLAFLLGIGAKYAAWGLAGVMTGAIVTVKWKQGFIGGYELDLILLAVTICVGFQQTKARPG; the protein is encoded by the coding sequence ATGGCCTACGAAAAGGCGTTCACTGTCTTGCGGATGACAACAGGCTTGCTGTTTTTGCTGCACGGACTGGCGAAGCTGCAAAAGGGGATGGACGCTGTCACGCAAATGTTTGGCGATCTCGGCTTGCCGTGGTGGCTCGCCTATTTGGTGCTGGGGATCGAGTTGATCGGCGGGCTCGCCTTCCTGCTCGGCATCGGGGCGAAATACGCGGCCTGGGGGCTGGCGGGGGTCATGACAGGGGCGATTGTGACCGTGAAGTGGAAGCAAGGATTTATCGGCGGATACGAGTTGGACCTGATATTGCTTGCGGTCACGATCTGCGTCGGCTTTCAGCAGACAAAAGCAAGACCCGGCTAG
- a CDS encoding bis-aminopropyl spermidine synthase family protein — protein sequence MRHLPELSQELRQILSRRPQANVQLDQAKCTAETSLRRAILCLRNHALVGKKILCVGDDDLVSVSLALLLKRLFPGKEVASGRIEVVDIDERFLQFITGVAKQHALPIRCHRADLRQPLPKKLHRQYDCFFTDPPYTLQGMSLFLSRGISGLQKRKGLPIFLSFAHKSPDFALRMQQQFVQAGVSVREVISHFNEYEGAQMLGGKGQMIVLATTEQTAPIVEHAFTEPLYTGEEARSQRLYRCQKCAHVSKVGAREQVATIEVLKSKGCPRCRHARFALIARRPSNRD from the coding sequence GTGCGACACCTGCCCGAGCTGTCTCAGGAACTGCGACAAATTTTGTCCCGGCGCCCACAAGCCAACGTGCAGCTCGACCAGGCGAAGTGTACGGCAGAGACGAGTTTGCGCCGGGCGATCCTTTGCCTGCGAAACCATGCGCTCGTCGGCAAAAAAATATTGTGTGTGGGCGACGACGATTTGGTCAGCGTCTCGCTTGCCTTGCTGCTCAAACGGCTGTTTCCGGGGAAGGAAGTAGCCTCCGGGCGGATCGAGGTAGTCGATATCGACGAGCGCTTCCTGCAATTCATCACAGGGGTGGCGAAGCAGCATGCCTTGCCGATCCGCTGCCATCGCGCCGATTTGCGCCAGCCGCTGCCGAAGAAATTGCACCGGCAATACGACTGCTTTTTTACCGATCCGCCCTATACGCTGCAAGGGATGTCCCTGTTTTTGTCGCGGGGAATCAGCGGCTTGCAAAAACGCAAAGGACTGCCGATTTTCCTCTCCTTTGCCCACAAGTCTCCTGATTTTGCGTTGCGCATGCAGCAGCAGTTCGTGCAGGCGGGGGTGAGCGTCCGCGAAGTCATCAGCCATTTCAACGAGTACGAAGGGGCGCAAATGCTGGGCGGAAAAGGGCAAATGATCGTGCTTGCCACTACCGAACAGACGGCGCCGATCGTGGAGCATGCCTTCACGGAGCCGCTTTACACCGGAGAAGAAGCGCGCTCGCAGCGTTTGTACCGTTGCCAAAAATGCGCCCACGTCAGCAAGGTCGGGGCCAGAGAACAGGTAGCGACGATCGAAGTGTTGAAAAGCAAGGGCTGCCCGCGCTGCCGCCATGCGCGCTTTGCGCTGATTGCGCGCCGCCCTTCCAATCGCGACTGA